The Pseudomonadota bacterium DNA window CACCGACGTGCGCGACGACGTGAAATACCTGAACCTCCGCGGCAACGAGCTCTACTACAGGGGCGACTACGAGGCCGCGGCCTGCATGTACGACAGGGCGCGCATCAGGGCGGCGAGCGTGGACGACCGCGCCGGGGTCGCGGAGTCGGTCAACAACACGGGCCAGCTCTACCTCCTGGCAGGGGACCTCTCCGCGGCCGAAGAGCAGTTCTCAAGGGCGCTGGCGATGAACGGGGAGATCGGAAACAGCCTGGGGCGCGCCGCAAACCTCGTTAACCTTGGGTACGTCGCGCTCGACCGCGGCCGGGCCGCTGAGGGCGAGGGGATGTTCGACGAGGCGCTCGCGATCTGCCGCAGCGAGACCGACAGGCTGTGCGAGGCTGAGGCGCAAAACGGCAAGGGCAGGGCGCTGGCGGCGCAGGGCGAGACCGCGCGCGCCGAGGGCCTCTTCCTGGCTGCGCTGGCGACCGCCAGGGAGCGCATGCGCCACAGGCTCGCCGCGACGTCCCTGTGCAACCTGGGCGAGCTCATGGAGTCGCGCGGGGATCTTTCTGCGGCGCTGGGCTACTACACGAGGGCGCTGGAGAGGGACCGCATGATCGAATACTCGCTCGGCATCGCGTCCGACCTCAAGAGCATGGGCAGGGTGCTCACCGTGCAGGGAGACGCTGCCCGCGCGCGCGACGTGCTCTCGCGTTCGCACACGATCTACACCGAGCTCGGGATCAGGAAGGGGATCGAGGAGACGGAAGAAATGATGAAAACTGTGATCGGGGATCGGGGGCGCGCCCATGATCACTGACCACTGATCCCTGTGCGCCGCGAGCCAGAATTTGAGGCCCCTTTTTACAGCGTCATCGGAAAAAGGGTCCTCAAATTGTGGCGGGAGGCGCACCCATGATCCCTGACCACTCGTCACCAGTCACTAGTTACTAGTCACGGATTTTGCTTTTTCTGCCTCTTGTGCCTCAGGTAAATCCGAAGCATTCGAATGACGACCCAGCCGGCCAGGATGATTATGGCGATCCAGGGGACGATCGCGCTGGTGACGATGACGAGCGCGGCTAGCGACGAGGTGAAGGCGGCCAGCGCCCTCTGCAGGATGCCCGAGAGGGGCTGGAAGATGCCGCGGCCGAAGCCGCGCGGCTCTATCAGGGTGGCCTCGATGGTGGCGAGCTCGATCCGGCCGTCCATGAAGCGCTTCCTCGTCTGCAGGCCCTCGATCTCGGTGCGCACCCGGCCGAGCTCCCGCTCGGTCTCCATCAGGTCCTTGAGCCTCGCACCCGGCGCGTCGACCAGCGCGGAGAGCCTCTTCTCCAGCCGCTGCGCGTTGGCGAGGCGGGCCTCGATGTCCACGTACTGCTCGGTCACGTCGGCCGAGGAGGTGTCCTCTTCGCGCACGCGGCCCAGCCCTTTGAGCGCGGCCAGCGCCTCCTCGATCTTCTCTGCAGGGACCTTGATCGTGAGGCGGAGCGATCGGACCCCCGCGTTGTCCTCGTAGGCCGAGGAGCCCGCGACGTGGCCGCCCATTCCCTCTGCCATCCTCCGCGCGTCCCTGTCCGCGTCCTCGATGTCGCGGACCTCCACAGTGAGCGAGGCGCTCCGCATCACCTTCCGGGACTCCGCCATGGGGGCG harbors:
- a CDS encoding tetratricopeptide repeat protein is translated as MRRYKRAIVSLVLAACCVSCGGRRADVVTDVRDDVKYLNLRGNELYYRGDYEAAACMYDRARIRAASVDDRAGVAESVNNTGQLYLLAGDLSAAEEQFSRALAMNGEIGNSLGRAANLVNLGYVALDRGRAAEGEGMFDEALAICRSETDRLCEAEAQNGKGRALAAQGETARAEGLFLAALATARERMRHRLAATSLCNLGELMESRGDLSAALGYYTRALERDRMIEYSLGIASDLKSMGRVLTVQGDAARARDVLSRSHTIYTELGIRKGIEETEEMMKTVIGDRGRAHDH
- a CDS encoding DUF4349 domain-containing protein, whose product is MKTRSYLYIVMLLTVCSLAAGCDWVNRQAGGGSKQMAMAEPEGPMPGKGLALRAMAAPPPMMAAPAPMAESRKVMRSASLTVEVRDIEDADRDARRMAEGMGGHVAGSSAYEDNAGVRSLRLTIKVPAEKIEEALAALKGLGRVREEDTSSADVTEQYVDIEARLANAQRLEKRLSALVDAPGARLKDLMETERELGRVRTEIEGLQTRKRFMDGRIELATIEATLIEPRGFGRGIFQPLSGILQRALAAFTSSLAALVIVTSAIVPWIAIIILAGWVVIRMLRIYLRHKRQKKQNP